GTGGCGGACCTCTCCGCGGCGGGCCTGGCGCCGCCCACGCTCAACGAGCTGGCCGAGCGGCTGCGGTTGCCGGCGGCCCGGGTGCAGGAGTTGCTCAAGGTGGCGGTGGCCGAGGGCCGGGTGGTGCGCGTCAGCGAGGAGCTGTTCTTCGACACCGGGGCACTGGCGGGGTTGAAGGAGCGGCTGGTTGCCCACCTGCGCGAGAAGAAGGAGATTTCCACCCAGGCCTTCAAGGAGCTGGTGGGCCAGAGCCGGAAGTTCGTGATTCCCCTCTCGGAGTACTTCGACCGCGAGAAGGTGACGCTGCGGGTCGGAGAGAAACGGGTGCTGCGGCGCGCATGAGGACGAAGCGTTACAGCGAGGCGGCCCTGCGAGAGCTCATCGAGGCTCTCGGCAACCCCATCTACGTGGCGCGTGGGGGCCGGGTGTGGGCGGCCAACGAGGCCTACCTGGAGATGCTGGGGCGGGGCCGCGAGCAGGTGGAGGGCCACCTCTTCCTGGACTTCGTGCGTCCGGAGGATCGGGTGCGGCTGGAGGCGCGTCAGCGGCGGCGGGAGGAGGGGACGCTGACGGAGTCCGTCCCCCAGCGCTACCTGGTGCCGAAGGCGGACGGGGGGATGATGGAGGTGGCGTCCCACGTGCAGCCGGTGGAGGTGGAGGGGGTGGGCACGGCGATGCTCATCAGCTGCCTGGTGCTGGGGCAGCGGCCGGCGGAGCTGGTGGTGGCCGAGCGCCTGGTGGAGACGAGCGCGGAGCTCGTCGCGGCGCGCTCGGAGGAGGCGGTGCGGCGGGTGGCGCTGGCGGGCCTCACCAGCGCGGGCTTCTCGGCGAGCTTCCTGGTGCGGGACGGGGAGCGCTTCCTCGCCCGGGATGGAGCCCTGCCGCCGGAGGATGGGGCACTGGGGCTGCAAGCGCTGTCCGAGGGGCGGCCCGTCTTCGGCCCGCTCCGGAATGAGGCCACGCCCGTCTACCTTCCGCTGGGCACCACGCTGTCGGAGGTGCTGTGGGTGTGCGGGGTGGGGCTGTCTCCCTCCTACGGCTCGGTGCTGGCGCTCTTCGCCAAGGTGGTGGGCGCGGCCCTCACCGACGCGCGGCTGCTGACGGACGTGGAGCGGGGCCGGTGGGAGATGGTGGCGGTGGCCGAGGCGGCGCGCTTCGTCGCCCAACCGGAGCCGCCCTCGCCCGAGGACTTCCTCTCGCGCCTGGCCTCGCTGCTCGGCGCCGAGGCCGTGCTGCTGTACGTTCCCCGGACGCCCGAGGGCGAGCTCGCCCTCACGGCGCAGGTGGGGCTGGATGGGGAGCTGCAGGTGCGGTTCGCCGTGCCGCTGGGCGGCCTGTCGCCGTCCACGGTGGTGGCGCGGGGCGCGGTGCTCTCCAACGAGTCCGAGGAGCGCGCGCTGCTGGAGGCCACGGGCGGCCGTCTGGGCTGTGGCGCGGCGGTGCGTCTGGCGCATGGGGGCCACGCGCGGGGGCTCCTCCAGGTGCTGCGTCCGCCCGGACGCCCCTTCGCCGGAGCGGACCTGCGGCTGCTGGGCACGCTGTCCGAGCTGTTGATGACGCTGTTGGATCAGCGCCGCCTGCGCACCGAGTCCGCCCGGCAGCTCGCGGACACGCGCCTGCTGCTGGACCTGGCCCGGACCACCACCGCCACGCTGGAGGTGGCCAGCATCCTGGACGTGGCCTCGGACTTCCTCGTCAAGCTGCTGGACGTCTCCAACTGCTTCAT
The sequence above is drawn from the Archangium gephyra genome and encodes:
- a CDS encoding ATP-binding protein is translated as MRTKRYSEAALRELIEALGNPIYVARGGRVWAANEAYLEMLGRGREQVEGHLFLDFVRPEDRVRLEARQRRREEGTLTESVPQRYLVPKADGGMMEVASHVQPVEVEGVGTAMLISCLVLGQRPAELVVAERLVETSAELVAARSEEAVRRVALAGLTSAGFSASFLVRDGERFLARDGALPPEDGALGLQALSEGRPVFGPLRNEATPVYLPLGTTLSEVLWVCGVGLSPSYGSVLALFAKVVGAALTDARLLTDVERGRWEMVAVAEAARFVAQPEPPSPEDFLSRLASLLGAEAVLLYVPRTPEGELALTAQVGLDGELQVRFAVPLGGLSPSTVVARGAVLSNESEERALLEATGGRLGCGAAVRLAHGGHARGLLQVLRPPGRPFAGADLRLLGTLSELLMTLLDQRRLRTESARQLADTRLLLDLARTTTATLEVASILDVASDFLVKLLDVSNCFILLHDEQAGVLRGAAASATHRDFFRGVVIALDDAGSVAARVARERRPVAIPDLSKVEGMEKRELVRRFEEKALLALPLTSREELIGVVLLDDTRQPRSFDTAFVELAEATCGQIALAIANARLYESLWASYAELAAARAEMVQRERFAALGELSAIVAHEVRNPLGVIFNAVASLRRLLKAEGDAAMLLDILAEESDRLNRMVGDLLDFTRPRETILQPEDVPRVLQDALDFAQQSASNRVTLAVDVAEDVPRVPMDRRLIRQALVNVLVNAIQAMPQGGVVQVRARREAHGNKDVLRIDVADQGCGIPTELVHRVFEPFFTTKAQGTGLGLAVVKRNVEVHHGELALESTPGRGTTFTFRLPLSQPTSPP